A region from the Medicago truncatula cultivar Jemalong A17 chromosome 6, MtrunA17r5.0-ANR, whole genome shotgun sequence genome encodes:
- the LOC120580881 gene encoding putative cyclic nucleotide-gated ion channel 19, protein MNLNLSIKLISTKKKKLSSLFTYDINLHLCHPVVYNSVSLVESKNVKIQGQGLTSDRTVKCLTNVEAFSLDAKDIEEVTTHFARFLRSPRVQQVIRYQSPYWRSLAANRIQVAWRSRKKRLRRANTTQNYYQTLRS, encoded by the exons ATGAATTTGAATCTCTCCATTAAGCttatatctacaaaaaaaaaaaagctctcaAGCTTATTTACCTATGACATAAATCTTCATCTCTGTCATCCTGTGGTTTATAACTCGGTTTCTCTTGTAGAAAGTAAAAATGTAAAGATTCAAGGACAGGGCTTAACTAGTGACAGAACGGTAAAATGCTTAACCAATGTTGAGGCATTTTCACTCGACGCTAAAGACATTGAAGAAGTCACAACTCATTTTGCAAGATTCTTGCGGAGCCCTCGCGTTCAACAAGTCATAAG GTATCAATCACCTTATTGGAGATCACTTGCAGCAAACAGAATTCAGGTTGCATGGAGAAGCAGGAAGAAGCGTCTAAGACGAGCTAATACCACACAAAATTATTATCAAACATTGAGGTCATAG